The sequence GCAGATGATTTTTCATTCACCATATGTATACGATCACGCACAGAATCGGATATAATCTGTAGCTCATCAAACCGTGCTGAAAGTGCAGACAACTCTTGCTCCCGTTCAGACAGCTCTAAGGTTTTTCTGTTGAGCTTATCCTCTTTCTTTTCCAATTCAAGACTTATCTCAAAGAGGTCGTCCATCTTCTTCTGTATATGATCCAGCTCTTCACTGCGTGAGAGAATTTGCCGTTTTTCTTTTTCCACAGCACTGATTTTTGAATCGAGGAACTGAATACGGCTCTCCAAACCGGCTAATTCATCAATGCGAGACTCATATCGTTTCAAATCCCCATCAAGATTATTAACCCGATCAGAGATTTCGTCATACACAGATAACTCATTTTCTGTATTTTTGATACGCTGTTCAACACGATCAAGATTCTTTTCATATTCAAGAATCTTTGCACGACTTTCATCAATACGCTCTTTATGCTTAATAATTGTATCCGCCGTGGCCTTGGTATTTTTCGCCACGTCAAATACTTCATGAATTTCCTGTTTCACCGACTCAACATGGCTACTCTTTTCAAGGATCAAGTCAACCTTTTGATCGAACTCTTCACGAATGGTGTCAACATTAGCAATCTTTGCACGGGATTGCTCAAAGAATTTCCGAAACTTTCGCACCTCATCAATCGCATCACGACTGTCGTAAAACAATGAGTCTAAGCGAGAGATATTTTTATCGATACTGGTAATTTTATCCTGTTTTTCTTCAAGATGTTTTAAATCGCTCTCTAAACGCCACGTCAAGGTATTAAGCTGGCCATTCATCTCCGTGGCCTTTTCCACCACAACCTGCTGCCGTTTCAACCCCTTTATCTTTCCATCAATATGCTCCACCAAGGCATGAAGCTGTTCGGTTTTCTCTCGGGTCAACTTATACTGATCAACCTCATCCTTTAACACCTCAAGCTGACTTTTTAACATGTCAGCCTGGCCCCGACCACCGGCAAGAATACGCTCTAACTCATCCTCTTTTCGAGTAAGCTGCTTATGCCTATTTCCACATTCCTCAAGCCCCTCGGAAATTTCTCTATAGGTTGATTCAACTGCGTATAATCTTTCCAGAAAGGTTTTTACAACGCCCTCAGGATCTTTATCTTCAGAAAGCAACATCGTTAGTTTTTCTACAGAAGAAGCAAGATGAATATCCTCTTGTTTAATATCATCCATACGGTGTTCTAACTCTGTAAACTCCTGCTTCATTTCGTCCATGGCTGTCGCCATTTGAGAAAGTTGTGTTGATTTTGTATCCCACCGCGTCAACTCTTCACGAATATTTTTGAGGCACAGGGTTATCTCTTCCTTATTTTTCTGAAAGTCAGCAAGGGTTCCTTGGGCTTCACGTGCATTTGAAACATACTCACCCAGCTCGTCAAGAAGTGGTAACAACTCCTTTCGCTCTGCTAAAAAGCTATCATAAAACGACTCAAATCGCTCAATCTCCCGAGCTAGTGTATCCGCTACAACCGCCGGATCTTTCATATTTTTCTTAAAAAAATCAGAAATCACATTATACTCCTCTCATTATTGGACAGACACCTCGCTGACAATCCGCCACGAACCATCTCTCTTTAAAAGGTCTAACCGCTTCCTGCTTACAGAGCGGAAGACTTCTGACTCATAGGTTTGATTAAAAACAAGCGACACGGTTGTATCTGTCATGTTTTTCACTTCAGGAGAGTCAACCTGTATTTCAATACGATCATAGCGTTCAAAGGTACTCTGTTTATGAGCAATCCACGACTCCCAGGTATGTCCCGGCACGTCTAAGTTCTTCGCATCATAAAAGGGGGCATATACTGCTGTATCCATGGACTCCCATGCCTCTTTCCATGAGTCAACGTAGGAAACAAAAAAAGTGTGTAGAGAATCCTTGCGTTCCTGTTGAGCGATGGCATTTTCCCGTTCCTGCACAAGATACGTGCGTTCTGCCATGATATTCTCAAGGTCAACACTTTCCTCAAAATTGAGGCCGCCATTTTCATGAATCAACACAGGTATCAGCTCGTGCCCATATATTTTATCGTACAGTTTTTTAAGGTTATCATTATGAACAGCCAAACAACCTCGAGTACTAACGGGAACTTCATCAGGGGTTGTCCCGTGAATCCAAATACCACTCCCTGTACGACCCGCCGCAATATCGTGGCGATTCGGGTAATTTAAAACAAAGGAGTACGGCCCATATATTTCGGCTGATGACCCGTACCGTTTATACAACTCTTCATCTGATTTTTTTTGGATAATGAAGTAAATACCTTGAGGAGTGCGAAGATCACCCTCATACATTTTCATACCCGGACGCG is a genomic window of Chitinivibrio alkaliphilus ACht1 containing:
- a CDS encoding L,D-transpeptidase family protein, with translation MIRRMLLRAKRFENHVRTTIDKWRIRSAYEQSPLLIRRVFLALGAFIVLSGIFVSVALFLFSTVGERQVDANRVEKNGVSSHDDREEQVDDTPVDTSLDSSQEGGITRTGFRSMGEDFSYILVADKNDRVLHVLQRDGLFWNHTRTFPVASGSRPGMKMYEGDLRTPQGIYFIIQKKSDEELYKRYGSSAEIYGPYSFVLNYPNRHDIAAGRTGSGIWIHGTTPDEVPVSTRGCLAVHNDNLKKLYDKIYGHELIPVLIHENGGLNFEESVDLENIMAERTYLVQERENAIAQQERKDSLHTFFVSYVDSWKEAWESMDTAVYAPFYDAKNLDVPGHTWESWIAHKQSTFERYDRIEIQVDSPEVKNMTDTTVSLVFNQTYESEVFRSVSRKRLDLLKRDGSWRIVSEVSVQ